Proteins from a genomic interval of Fluviispira vulneris:
- a CDS encoding 3TM-type holin has product MWPALIPLLTGIFDKIFPNPDDANKAKIELMRLEQEGAFRQLDVNAVEAKHQSIFVAGWRPAVGWVCAIIFAYNFLIQPLLLIILEALGKPLTVLPSLDFEEVMTVLCGLLGISGLRTYEKIKGVQK; this is encoded by the coding sequence ATGTGGCCGGCATTAATACCGCTGTTGACTGGAATTTTTGACAAAATATTCCCAAACCCCGACGACGCAAATAAAGCGAAAATCGAACTCATGCGGCTAGAGCAAGAGGGCGCATTTCGACAGCTAGATGTCAATGCGGTAGAAGCAAAACATCAATCAATTTTCGTGGCCGGCTGGCGTCCGGCTGTTGGCTGGGTGTGTGCAATAATATTCGCGTACAATTTTTTAATTCAGCCGCTCTTGTTAATAATTTTAGAAGCGCTTGGGAAGCCTCTGACAGTGCTGCCGTCGCTCGATTTTGAAGAAGTTATGACGGTATTATGTGGATTACTCGGAATAAGTGGGTTAAGAACGTACGAGAAAATTAAAGGCGTGCAAAAATGA